TGTCTCCATAACTTCCAAATGATGCTTCCACCCTGACTAAAGCCTCTCAATATTAGTCTTTCCACAGTTATTTTTCTGCTTGCTTCCAATCCTCATCTCCCTCATGTAGGTGGTAATAACGTCATCCCATCCCTTGAGCTTCccggggcggtagggtagtctagtggttaaagcgttcgcttatatatatatatatatatatacacacatacacacatatatatatacggaACCGCAAAAGAAACCAAGACACGCCACCCTACACAATATTTTGCCAGATATGTTTCATCCTAATTTTAATTAATTCTTCACTCTTAATATGCTAGCTAGGTATGGTTCGTAGCCAAAGTTCAAGTAACTATTGTCTCAGGTTCTGTATTTGATACTAAGTACATGTCGTCAAAACGAAGCTGCTAAATCATGATAGGACGAGGTTTTCGTGCGTTTTATAAAATAATTATGCACTTGCATTCCGACGTGTCATCCCTAGAAAGAAAGCATGCACCGAGtcattcactgttcgacagtTGCGGCATGCCATGATTATCAAGGGAACAGTGGTACGAAGCTAAGACAGAATGCTGTCCAGACGATGGCTGTCCTGATTTAGACGCTATAACACTATGTTGAGTTGCATGGTCAAAGATACAAACCCGCGCTGTCATTATCAGTTTAGGGAGCTATGAACAGGGACCTGTATATAGTTTCAGTGACAATGAGTTAATATATAGAGTTGCATAGTAAAAGTGCCAGTCTTTGCTGACAAAGGGTCGTGAAAATGGAACTGGGATTATGTCACTTCCCATGAGCATAAGCAATAACGTAGTACTACTATTTTTTCCCGCTTCCGTATACCCGTTGTCATGAGACAACAATATAATCAACAACAATATaatcaaaataatacattttattcTCAGTGACTTAATTATGTTGCACGGACCATCGTCACACTGAACAACACCACCAAACGGTGAGTGTAGTTATGCGccgcattcagtaatattccagctatatggcggcggtttgtaattaatccaatctggaccagacaatacactgatcaacagtatgaggatcgatctacgccactgagataccatgtgtCTACAAAATCACCGAGTCTGACCAGCCAATCCCGTTACGTGCCTCTTACGGCAGGAATGACTTGATGAAGATACTGAGGACCTGTTCTGATCCGGATCCAGGTACCAGTTCTGATCCGGGTCTTTACTGACCATCAGAACCATCATGTTCGTCGTGCGACATACACATATTACCCACTTCAGTAAATGGTCATGGGTTCACATATACATGATCAAAATACTGTCTTCTCAACGAAACACGCCTGTTACCCGTTTCAGTGTACCGGTCTTCAGGATTCTGCATATAAGCTTGATCAAATAGTATACACTGATATCTGTGACATACTTCTGTAACCGGCTACAGTGTCCTCACAAGACAGCCTtcacttgtgttttgtttcagtagtTTGTATCGGTTACTTTGTTATCCCCTTCACCATAATCATCCCTACAATTCTCTATTGATGCAATTGCTGGCATCAGTGCATCTATTACTGCTGCCGTAGATTTGTCATGATCACAATGCTCGctggatgtttgttttgtttcagtcacAGGTTGTGATGCTTGTATTAGTGCTACTTCAGGTTTTGATGTTTGTATTGGCGATACTTCAGTATCTTCGTTCAGAGGTACTGTCAGCTGGGAGTCTTTTGTGCTTGCTTGTGTCCTCTTGCTGAGAGATGACAGGAATTCAAAGACCGCGGCCGAGAAAAACATGGCACCTACAAAAAGTTCGTACGTCTTTGAAAATTAACTAGAACTAGGAGTTTGACGTACGTTTTGTTGAAAAGCGAATTTACCATCAAGCAAGGATATAGCTGTATGCGGTTGAAGAACAACCGAACATCCTATGGCACTGAAACGCATGTAATGTACAGTATATTCAATCTGGATACTCACCTGATGATGACAGAGTTTATGTACGTACTTTTCTGCTGGCTCTCATACGTATAAGAGCACATCGTTTTTGAAACTCTAACATAGAAGCCCACGCTTTTCCGTTCTCAGTAATTCAATCCAAAGCAATGAACATTTAACTGATCATGCACTGAGCCAAAATAAATTACTTATCAACTAGGAATAGTTCCCCTGACATACCAGAAAGGAGGAAGGCGCTGTAGTATGACCCGATTGATTCTACTATGGCACCTGAAATGTAAACAGAGATAATGCTACTGAGACAATGTTGCAAAAAATGATATCCTAGTACTCAACTACCAAACTTCCCTGTGTTTTTGTTCCATTCGTCTTAAAGCTAAAtagtccctagtgtggtgatctacctccagttgttggcggtctatagcctgttttatattgtattgttcataTGGTGATATCAGTTtcaactttccatgctagtctTAATgctatttgtgatattctggttgttttactgtccttcgttgacaggttttataatgtagatatagtccttttcattgttaaatgttctcgtcacgatatggctgaaatattgccgatgtgacgttaaatataaactcactcactcactaaagctaAATATTCCAACGTAGTATGTCGACGACAGAGTCATGAGCAACAAGAGGTACATCTTACTCTTACTTCAGGACATTTATTATGCAGCGAGGCGTTGTCTATCGTGCAagaagtgacccgtgaaggtcccggggtagaacaggccttcagcaacccatgctttccataaaaggcgagtatgcttgtcgtaagaggcgactaacgggatcgggtggtcaggctcgctgacttggttgacacgtcattggttcccaattgcgcaaatcgatgctcatgttgttggattgtctggtccagactgccgccatatagctggaatatttctgagtgcggcgtaaaactaaactcattcactcactcatgcaagAAGTTGCAAGAATACAGCATAAGTTTCGAAGGTCTTGTCATCACACGTGACTAACACTGAGGAAACCCCTTTAACATACTCCTTTCCCAAAATCAGTAATTGCAACTCGACTTCATATTAATGAAGAGTATTTCTGTCTTGTTGTCGGAAGATGTTGACGTGTCCACAACGAAGATTATTCCTAGGTTGTACAGTATTATATTTCACTTAAGATTCTCCTCCTGTTTGGTCATTCAGAAATATACATCCAAACATAAATAATATCCCTTTGTGTCTTGACACctttcagaaatattgaacattgtCGTATAATTGTGTTACGTGACAATGAATTGTAAGCCTCTCACTCGTGTATGTGTACGTACCTGCAATAGGAGGACCAGTAAGATAGCCAACTCCACAGGAAAATAAAGCTGCACCGACACCTGTGGCGAAGTCTTGAATTCCAAGAATTTCAAGTGTCAGAGTATTGAGGAGAACCCATGTCCCTCCAGTATACAATCCAAGAATAAAGCCATAAAGTATTCTCAGAAATGAAGATGTGCTGAACAGTGGCAGCATGAACGTAAAAATTGCCATCAAACCATTAAGAGAGGCATATATTGTGGCACCTGGAATCCTCTCGTCACTCAGTGAAAATCCAGTTAGAATCCGAGAGACAATACTTCCCAGGCCTGAGGTTGATATAACAAAGGCACCCTCTTGGAATGTTGATCCCTGTTTTAAGAAGAAATCCGGAAGAAAGAGATATGCTGTTGCTATAGCAATTGAAAAGCACAAGAGACTGCATAGAAAGAATATAAAGGATACATTACTTAAAACACGGTAGACACTCGTTACATCCCGACATATTGATGCTATATTTCTCCTAGCGGGTAGTTCATTTCCAACCCGTTGCTTTCTCTTGCGCTCTATGTTGGATGGACGCATGAGCATTCCCGCAATGCATACATGAAGTGTTATTCCACCAGTGATAAGGAAGGCGCCGTGGACTCCATATGTTTCAGTCAGATACTGCAAGAGTGGGGGGTGTATGAAAATGCCAAATCCAATTCCTGAGACAGATATTCCTGTGACCAGACCTGTTTTTACAGGGAAGTAATAGCCAATGATGACGAAACTTCCTGTTTGTGCCAAACCTGTGCCAAGACCTGAAATATGAACGACAGCACATCAAAGTCGTTCTCATGCCATTATTGTACGTATTTTTTCAAGTACAGAATGCATGGAAAATTAAAGGGTGACCCAACCTTTACCGGCATGTTACTAGCGAGTCTCTCTTTGtcattgtcacatttttcaaGTAAATACTCCCAAGCAGACGTTCCATGGGCTCTCCTAAAGCAGACATCTTCTACTGTCACGCGTCACACTGAAAGGTGTTTGTGTGCGCCTTCTGGAAATGCACGTCTCCCAAAAGAATATATTCAACAATTCTCAAACTCAGAGAATGTCATTTCTCTGCCCATTGATTAATATTTAGCAGGATTGATTATTCATACAATAAACAATGTTCCGAAGTGTTTCAAAATAGACTCTCTATTTTACTGCCTTTCAGTTTTCTTGAACTTAATTTGACATTGGAGTTGTCGTTATTACTAGCTGTTAGTTACCTCACCATCAAACTAAAATATAAGATTTTGTCCATGAAGGGATATATCAAAGGTGTCCACATTACAgattttgataatgttttcattatgtatCACTCGTTTAACGTAAACAAGAAAACGATCAAATTTACATTGGCCGGACACCTGTGGTACAGGATTGAGAATGAGCGACATTGGAGTGTCCCAGTCAGAACCCAGGACTCACGTACTTCACATACCTGCAATTAAGGCATAGGTGACAAACAATGTCCTTATTTCAGTCACAAAACAGCTGGCTGAGAACCCAACCATCATCAAGACTCCTGATATCACGACACACGTTCTGCAGTCAAACTTGTTGATGACCATGCTGGCAACTGGTCCTGGAATAGTAAGGAAATATGTACAAATACCATCACAGCAACCCATCAGCATTGGTCAATGAAACTGACATGCAAGATATCATGCAAGTATTTGTCATTGAAACTGCCTTTAATACTTTCAGCAACTTCCCTTCTCATTTCAGGTTTCGCCAGTTCCTTCCGAACATAGAGACATTGGGAAGTGGTACTGAAAGACATATTTTTAGATACTCGAACTCTTTATTTAGGTTCCGTCAGTTCCTTACCTGTGAGCGCAAACAGTGCTGAATGAAACCGACATAAGTACTTTTAGCAACTTCCCTTCTTATTTCAAGATCTGATATTTCCttgtaaacatgcaaacatgcaaacacTGGTAACTGACACTGACAGCAGTACTTTCAGATATTCGCCCTCGTTATTCATTTCTTTACCTGTGAGAGCAAACATGCAGGAAAATAGAGATCCAACCCATGCTGTCATTGCCACATCCTCCTGGAATCCTTCGAGCAACGCTACGTGGATTACTCCGCTTGCATACACGATGCTTGGTCCAAAGAGCATTGTTGCAAAGGACGCGAACAGGACAACTGCTGAGTAAATACTCCGCTTCCCCATATCGATGTCAAAAAGGGTTTCAGTTCTGAAAATATTGACGACTTAAAGCATGATATGTACAACGTTCAGTCGACATCTGCTTATACTTCCGAGTATTCTAGTACACCGTTTAATATCTATCTCAGAAAGTCGTTTTCAAATAATACACAACTAACGGACACACATCACACGGAACTGCAGTTTCAGTCGGCATATCATGAGATACTTGCACTGCCATTAAGAACTGACTTCAGTCCGTTTAGGGCGTTGGCTTTTTTTATtatacgatgtgacgctgatcgagggaaacaaataccagcgccttgagcaagcaatggTCGCATAGATATGTGCgccatataaatatcctataatacaaataataatggctcgctgcttttactatcgtccccgccatgcctgtggctatgacagcctgagacgaattccagctaacaaacctgatcttgttctttttgataaagccaatgaaattatttatatcattgaattttctgtcccttttgacagcaatgtgattggcaagattcaggaaaagcgtGATAAACATGCAGACCTCGCCTTTCAAATGTTTCGTTTGCATCTccagtacactgtcgtcaggctccccattgttgtCGGTGCCCTAGGTTTGGTACATCcagatctcttggcgcagatcaggagagtgcctgggttctccaccgggagcacagcccttctgacaatctggataATGCAGaaagctgcagtgttggggagccttcatattctccggaaagttcttttgggttcgactaggcagtgtttcctgggagaagtcccattcgctgcctgggctgcgtgtagagggggtgagggccttgagctgatgatgagctttaccagcctgaatgtgccaggatcacccgaaccctctctgctgcatatctatcttaatctgtaaaaatgaaataaaatgacgATGCAGATATTTTTTTAGGCAACGCGAAGTTCACCAGAAGTGATAAACCAAATGCCCCAAACCGGTTAATAACGgtaacatatgctatatttggggttacactttcttagtaaggtACAAAGTCTAGTATTTTTTTAGGTGAATGtcatccgggattcaaacccacatccTCAGAGCTAGGCAccaaatcaccagcacacaaggtCAGCCGCctaactctgagggtgtgggttcgaatccctgattgGACTCAACTCAGTTGGAACCTTTGTGATCTAAGGATACCTAGTGGTCAATGTGCAACAAGCTAAGGTGGACAATAGTTATCCTAATACCTGAAATACACGGAGAAATCTACATTCCTGTTTTTGCCGCTCTTttaatatcccctacttttagTGAGCGCATAACTGGTTACGGaaaatgagagaatgagtgaatttagttttacactgcactcagcaatattccagctatatggtagcgggctgtaaataattgagtctggactagacaatccagtgccccacagcatgagcatcgacctgcgcaattgggaaccgatgatatgtgtcagccaagtcagctagattgaccacccgatccagttagtcgcctcttacgagaagcatactagcctttcatggcaagcgtgggttactgtaGGCCTATgttaccccgggatcttcacggatagTTACTGAAAAGAAAAAGGCAATAACAAAGACAGAATGCAGTAGGCCTAAACGACAAGGTGGCCGTTACATTTACAGCATTTTATCCCTGCGAATAAATAATGACAGCAGGTGTTCGTGAAATCGGTTAGCAGTCTTTACCACTGTATGGGTTTCGTGGGATTGTGTCCGACTTATAGTAAAAGAGCCATTGTATTTACAGCGTTGTGGCTGAATAACAACACTCAGGGACAAGTCCCAATTGCCCGGCCAGTAGTAACCTTGCTAACACCAAGCTGACACTGATCATTCAACATGGTCAAGTTGTTTCTACGCTCACATAAGGACCATGTTTGCTGGTAACGTATACTGCCAGTTGGCATGGACAAGAAAACAGTTcgtttacagaaaatatttctACAGTTGCTTATGCTCAGAAGGGTTGTAAGGATCGGAGTCATGCTGGTTCTGTCATATGCTCGAGGGTCGGAATCGCCTATTAGactgctgacctggttgacatgttatcgtatcctacCTGCGTAGAGGGATGCgaaggctgttgatcactggatcatctggtccagactggattttattatttctccacataactggaatattggtgtgtGCGGAGTTAAGCAATAAATAGCATGTCTTGCATTTTCGCTTTTGCCTTTTAAGAAATAGCAAAACATTtgacgtcacaatatggctgaaatattaccggtGTGACGATAatttctctctctcacgcattgcctatatttcagcaatgtatatgtagattttttcaaaactttttaCAACAGGAAATGATCCCGTGAGACTCTGACCGAGTACATTTTGGTTCACTGACGTGTGAACCAAAAAGGCATTCCACACACATTTGCATGAACCCGCTTTTCGGAATGAACCGCTTATGTATTTCGGTTGATATTTTGACCAATGATTGAAAACCTACCACTTATTCATTACATATAACTAACCATTTTGTTACATGCCTCTTGTGGGTGTCATTATAACGTCACGTTCTGCTAATGTTAAAAAATGCAAATGTAACAGCTTGAACTGTTTCCATATTAATGCTGAAACATGACACACTATTGACAGAACAAAAAAGGAAATATAGTCCATACGATGGCATATTACTGAATACATATTGCATAATTGCTATTCAAGAGGCTTTCCATATATACCACATCACTGTTATATTATTTCAGGTGGGTGCAAGCGAGATATTTCAAAGGCATGGCTCACATATTTCTGATGCCTGTCCGTAATCGATAGCTCAGGAAATGGATGACCCTGTTATATTACAACATTATAAAAGATTCATTTTCCGTGACGCCAATTTTCCATTACGCCGGGTtttgttttgcaatattccagcaatatcacgacgcgtgacaccagaaatgggcttcgcacattgcaACCATGAGGGAAATCAAACCGGTATcttgacgagggaacgctttaaccagtagccTACTCCACCGCAAGTAAGGATTCGAACATGCTCAACCTCTAAAACAAATCAGCATAAatgcatgcttgccataaatggcgactgtgcgtgtcgtaagaggcgactaacgggatcgggtggtcaggctcggtgacttggttgacacatgtcatcggttcccacttgcgcagatcgatgctgttgcctcactggactgtttggtccaggctcgattatttccagaccgtcgccatatagctagaatgaTGCTGagtgtaaaacgaaactcactcactgactcagcaTGCATGGCAGAGTCTATATTTCAGTCTCCTTTAAGAATAACAGTTTGGCGACAGCGAGTGGaaagttgcctcttatgacaagcatcggTTATTGCAGCTTAtttctaaccttgatcttcGGGGGTCATAAGGCCAGAGTACGCACACTAGAGATGCGTATTGTACCGAACGCCACCACAGCGCTATCCATTGCTATCCAttgctatatggcagcagtcctAGTAACAGAACAACCACAACCGTGTAGTAATCCACAAACCTAATAATGCCAGTTTAGTAGCACAATTTCAACACATTTCTTACGTTACCTGCGAAACGAACAGCTGAAGAAGTTATCCACAGCACGCAGAACTACAGGTCAATACCAATACCATGGAATCGACGCCTTGCGAGGTGGGATGACTGAACACGACGCCACTGCTATTAATTTAAATATCACGTGACAAGACCCCGTTTCCGGTTTGCAAGCAAACCTGCTCACTATACCACAAGGCTAGAATGGCTCAGATCACGTTTTTTTTCAGAGCGTCAAATTTAATGCTTTGTCGTTATTATCCTGGTATCTTACCACAACAGAAGTCAGCTGCATAACACCATACCGTTATCGACCGAATGAAACTGTCCACAGAAGGCTGTCAGGTTAGACTTGCACAGGTCTCAAAGGTAATAATCAGTTTTTTGAATGATAGTTCTGTCACAAAAATATAGACAACAGACTGGGGCCCTTAGATGAACCCATTATTTAGACGAGCCTCTTTAAAGGAAACAATTATAACTCAGACTGACTTTACTAGCTTAGCACTCGGCAAGGTTTGGCCGGGTTCTGCAGTGGTTCGTCTGAGAATTTGTGGTTGGGAATGCGGGGAGCAGTTATCTGCATGTCCTGTACATAATTTAGGAAGCAGAAAAATGTCCACAGTAAAGCATCGCAGTCAAGTGACCTATAtacattgaaacatacattataATTGACGAAGTAAATCTATTTTCGCGACGACAGCAATGAATTTCTCTCCCTCGTATTGACAGAACTTCCCCCTCCGTTATCAGGGGGACAGCTGTTTGCGACGCTATATTCTCTGGACATTACTATATTCGAgttagaaatgggtttcagctAGCCATGCTTATCGTAGTagacgactaactggatcggctGACTTGGGTGATGCATGCAAACATGCGTAGATCGTTAACTCTATCTCTGttcctggattgtctgatgcaAAGTCAATTATGTACAGACACCCAAGAAAGATATGTAAATGCGTCATTACACGTGAGTGAAAGTTAGGAGGCAGGATCAACTGTGCAAAAGGATGCGACACTGCAAAAGGATGCGACAATGCAAAAGGATGCGACAATGCAAAAGGATGCGACAATGCAAAAGGGAGATTATGAAGATAAACTGGGAACTTCAGAAATGTTGGGAGAgacattacaagacaaacaagcAACGGTCAATGTGACTGGAATCTCCTCATTAACCCCACACTCCAGATGACGTGTGAGAACGCAGTCTACGAATGTGGTGTTGTTTCCGTACCTGTTCCCAAAAGAGTTTATAAGATATACAGTTCACACataattgacccgtgaaggtcccgaggtagaataggccttcagcaacctatgcttgccataaaaggcgactaacggaatcgggtggttaggctcgctgacttggttgacacatgtcatcggttcccaaatgcgcagatcgatgctcatgttgttgaattgtctggtccaaactcgattatttccagaccgtcgccatatagctggaatagtgctgagcgcggcgtaaaactaaactcactcactcacacacaattCTTTTAATTGGTGGGGAATGTTGagggggggtgtgggggggggtGTGGGGTCCTCCAGTCACCCTAATACATAACTGATCCCAGAGGGTAATCTCTCGCTTTGAAGGGTCATGTGGGTACTCCCATCTGGATTGGTAGCAATGTTCTTGACATTACACCATATTCCACTCGGGTGACTACTGAGCAATTTGCATCTAAATAAGTATACACGCCACAGGCGTTAGTCTCATCTG
This genomic stretch from Haliotis asinina isolate JCU_RB_2024 chromosome 4, JCU_Hal_asi_v2, whole genome shotgun sequence harbors:
- the LOC137282501 gene encoding monocarboxylate transporter 12-like — its product is MGKRSIYSAVVLFASFATMLFGPSIVYASGVIHVALLEGFQEDVAMTAWVGSLFSCMFALTGPVASMVINKFDCRTCVVISGVLMMVGFSASCFVTEIRTLFVTYALIAGLGTGLAQTGSFVIIGYYFPVKTGLVTGISVSGIGFGIFIHPPLLQYLTETYGVHGAFLITGGITLHVCIAGMLMRPSNIERKRKQRVGNELPARRNIASICRDVTSVYRVLSNVSFIFFLCSLLCFSIAIATAYLFLPDFFLKQGSTFQEGAFVISTSGLGSIVSRILTGFSLSDERIPGATIYASLNGLMAIFTFMLPLFSTSSFLRILYGFILGLYTGGTWVLLNTLTLEILGIQDFATGVGAALFSCGVGYLTGPPIAGAIVESIGSYYSAFLLSGAMFFSAAVFEFLSSLSKRTQASTKDSQLTVPLNEDTEVSPIQTSKPEVALIQASQPVTETKQTSSEHCDHDKSTAAVIDALMPAIASIENCRDDYGEGDNKVTDTNY